A part of Denitratisoma oestradiolicum genomic DNA contains:
- a CDS encoding SDR family NAD(P)-dependent oxidoreductase, whose translation MELFGKVALITGAARGIGAACARRFVAEGAKVVLADRREEEGQALAQEINTAHPAAACFVALDIADEHAWNAAVAWAEEAFGRLDILVNSAGIIRNLPFEKLDVETFRKVVDVNLTGTFIGMKSALPALKRAGGGAIINFSSVQGMEGREGLMAYSASKFGIRALTKTAAIELGPLGIRVNTVLPGPTRTSMTERPGWQDADYDAAYGNYPLGRMAAAVEVAEMVLFLASDRASFCTGGDYPVDGGMLAGKPRGIMPANPR comes from the coding sequence ATGGAACTCTTCGGCAAGGTCGCCCTGATCACCGGCGCCGCCCGGGGCATCGGTGCCGCCTGCGCCCGCCGCTTCGTTGCCGAGGGGGCGAAGGTGGTGCTGGCGGATCGGCGCGAAGAGGAGGGCCAGGCCCTGGCCCAGGAAATCAATACCGCCCATCCCGCCGCCGCCTGCTTCGTGGCCCTGGATATCGCCGACGAGCATGCCTGGAACGCTGCCGTGGCCTGGGCCGAGGAGGCTTTCGGCCGTCTCGACATTCTGGTGAACAGCGCCGGCATCATCCGCAACCTGCCTTTCGAGAAGCTGGACGTGGAAACCTTCCGCAAGGTGGTGGACGTCAATCTGACGGGCACCTTCATCGGCATGAAGTCAGCCCTGCCGGCCCTGAAGCGGGCCGGGGGCGGCGCCATCATCAACTTCTCCTCGGTGCAGGGCATGGAGGGCCGGGAGGGCCTGATGGCCTACTCGGCCTCCAAGTTCGGCATCCGCGCCCTGACCAAGACCGCCGCCATCGAGCTGGGTCCCCTGGGCATCCGGGTGAACACGGTGCTGCCGGGGCCGACCCGGACCAGCATGACCGAGCGCCCCGGCTGGCAGGATGCCGACTACGATGCCGCCTACGGCAACTACCCCCTGGGCCGCATGGCCGCCGCCGTCGAGGTGGCGGAGATGGTGCTGTTCCTGGCCTCGGACCGTGCCTCCTTCTGCACCGGCGGCGACTACCCGGTGGATGGCGGCATGCTGGCCGGCAAGCCACGGGGCATCATGCCGGCAAATCCGCGTTAA
- a CDS encoding thioesterase family protein: MISLQTPYVSYQVRVPAEWIDVNGHMNATRYHLVVYEAHYRYTQAIGLGDDYVARTHCGKAVLESHMRFEQEVSLGDELEVRSWLLAVDAKRLHFFHEVMNLTTGRRAAAGEQVDIHIDLQARKSAPLPEAAYAELQRIVRSCLVLPKPPGVGSRIRPPVNPWFDHS, encoded by the coding sequence ATGATTTCGCTGCAGACACCCTACGTTAGCTACCAGGTCCGGGTGCCTGCGGAGTGGATCGACGTGAACGGCCACATGAATGCCACCCGCTACCATCTGGTGGTGTATGAGGCCCATTACCGATACACCCAGGCCATCGGCCTCGGCGATGACTACGTGGCCCGGACCCATTGCGGCAAGGCTGTGCTCGAATCCCACATGCGCTTTGAGCAGGAAGTGTCCCTGGGAGATGAACTGGAGGTGCGCTCCTGGCTGCTGGCGGTGGATGCCAAGCGCCTGCACTTTTTCCATGAGGTCATGAACCTGACGACTGGTCGGCGCGCCGCAGCGGGAGAGCAGGTGGATATTCACATCGACCTGCAAGCCCGTAAGTCGGCGCCCCTGCCCGAGGCGGCCTATGCCGAGTTGCAGCGTATCGTCCGGTCCTGCCTGGTCTTGCCGAAGCCTCCAGGCGTGGGCAGCCGAATCAGGCCCCCCGTCAATCCCTGGTTCGACCACTCCTGA
- the ubiB gene encoding ubiquinone biosynthesis regulatory protein kinase UbiB, whose translation MRLFRLLKIVRVSLAHGLDQLILEHEPSGRLMALTRSLLFWRDLSAPRAVRLRLALEALGPIFVKFGQVLSTRRDLLPTDIADELAKLQDQVPPFPWEQARAQLEASFGKPVDQVFARFDQVPVASASVAQVHFAQLPDGREVAVKILRPGMQKVIGHDLALLDAAALLLEKLWSDGKRLKPRAVVAEFDKYLHDELDLMREAANCSQLRRNFAHSPLLLVPEVHWDWCDESVMVMERMVGTPVSQVQVLREQGVDIPALARAGVEIFFTQVFRDGFFHADMHPGNVFVATEGADKGKYIALDFGIVGTLTETDQRYLAHNFLAFFRRDYKRVAEAHVESGWAPPDTRIDEFEAAIRAVCEPIFDRPLKDISFGRVLLRLFQASRRFNVEIQPQLVLLQKTLLNIEGLGRQLDPDLDLWQTAKPFLERWMQQQMGWRGLVRNLKREAPQWASVLPALPRLMHQALVEQGNSRTHEELAALRAAQVRQGRWLTLLALLLAVALGLLLLG comes from the coding sequence GTGCGCCTTTTCCGCCTGCTCAAGATCGTCCGCGTCAGTCTGGCCCATGGCCTGGACCAGTTGATTCTGGAACATGAACCCAGCGGCCGCCTGATGGCCCTGACCCGGTCCCTGTTGTTCTGGCGCGACCTGTCCGCGCCCCGGGCAGTGCGTCTGCGTCTGGCCCTGGAGGCCCTGGGGCCGATCTTCGTCAAGTTCGGTCAGGTGCTGTCCACCCGCCGGGACCTGCTGCCCACGGACATCGCCGACGAACTGGCCAAGCTCCAGGATCAGGTGCCGCCCTTCCCCTGGGAGCAGGCCCGGGCGCAACTGGAGGCCAGCTTCGGCAAGCCGGTGGACCAGGTCTTCGCCCGCTTCGATCAGGTGCCGGTGGCCTCGGCCTCGGTGGCCCAGGTACATTTCGCCCAACTGCCCGATGGCCGCGAGGTGGCGGTCAAGATCCTGCGTCCCGGCATGCAGAAGGTGATCGGCCACGATCTGGCCCTGCTGGATGCCGCCGCCCTGCTGCTGGAAAAACTCTGGTCCGATGGCAAGCGCCTGAAGCCCCGGGCCGTGGTGGCGGAGTTCGACAAATATCTCCATGACGAACTGGACCTGATGCGGGAGGCCGCCAATTGCTCCCAGTTGCGGCGCAACTTTGCCCATTCGCCCCTGCTGCTGGTGCCCGAGGTCCATTGGGACTGGTGCGACGAATCGGTGATGGTGATGGAGCGCATGGTGGGTACGCCGGTCTCCCAGGTGCAGGTGCTGCGCGAGCAGGGCGTGGATATCCCGGCCCTGGCCCGGGCCGGGGTGGAGATATTCTTCACTCAGGTGTTCCGGGATGGCTTTTTCCATGCCGACATGCATCCGGGCAATGTCTTCGTGGCCACCGAGGGCGCCGACAAGGGCAAGTACATCGCCCTGGATTTCGGCATCGTCGGCACCCTCACCGAGACGGACCAGCGCTATTTGGCCCATAATTTTCTGGCCTTCTTCCGCCGCGACTACAAGCGGGTGGCCGAGGCCCATGTGGAATCGGGCTGGGCGCCGCCCGATACTCGCATCGACGAATTCGAGGCGGCGATCCGGGCGGTCTGCGAGCCCATTTTCGATCGGCCCCTGAAGGACATTTCCTTCGGCCGGGTACTGCTGCGCCTGTTCCAGGCATCCCGCCGCTTCAATGTGGAAATTCAGCCCCAGTTGGTGCTGCTGCAGAAGACCCTGCTCAATATCGAGGGCCTGGGGCGGCAGTTGGACCCGGACCTGGATCTCTGGCAGACCGCCAAGCCTTTCCTGGAGCGCTGGATGCAACAGCAGATGGGCTGGCGCGGCCTGGTGCGCAACCTGAAGCGGGAGGCGCCCCAGTGGGCCTCGGTGCTGCCAGCCTTGCCGCGCCTGATGCACCAGGCCCTGGTGGAACAGGGAAACAGTCGTACCCATGAGGAACTGGCGGCCCTGCGCGCCGCCCAGGTTCGCCAGGGGCGCTGGCTGACGCTGCTGGCCCTGCTATTGGCCGTCGCTCTGGGGTTGCTGCTGTTGGGCTGA
- a CDS encoding EAL and HDOD domain-containing protein, producing the protein MDNTKYSFAYQPILNAAQASVAVELIYRRENGDHEPAVVADAVVSAFIHSGLDDLLRLRRAFVPASPALLESELLNLLPADRFALEMDLSTVQACTERCQELRAQGFRIVIDLSGMAVTDLASLGESAAQADVVKFDAAPVVAGECDDLVMEAWGQGAQLYARSVDKTEQFEVLRRKGFHLFQGYYFARCTEITGERADPQKLAVLDLLSKLAADEDDRILEDTFKTDPVLSVHLLRLVNSSAFALPTSIRSLKHAFSILGRKQLTRWLQVLLYVLNGDGKASPLMELALRRARFMEYVLTYRTHHSSSLLQEEAYMVGLLSLADVLMSWPMEKVVKRLNLADELREALVDRRRPLGRLIVLCEALEQADFDQVDAISAELLLTQEDVMTAQNEALAWAQRICEGGGEDSAQQQQPQSDGQ; encoded by the coding sequence ATGGACAACACCAAATACAGTTTCGCCTATCAGCCCATCCTTAATGCCGCCCAGGCGTCGGTGGCCGTGGAGCTGATCTACCGACGTGAGAATGGCGACCATGAGCCGGCGGTGGTCGCCGATGCGGTGGTGAGCGCCTTCATTCACTCCGGCCTGGACGACCTGCTGCGGCTGCGCCGGGCCTTCGTGCCGGCCTCCCCGGCCCTGCTCGAAAGCGAGCTGCTCAATCTTCTGCCTGCCGACCGTTTCGCCCTGGAGATGGACCTGTCCACCGTCCAAGCCTGCACCGAGCGCTGCCAGGAACTTCGCGCCCAGGGCTTCCGCATCGTTATCGATCTCTCCGGCATGGCCGTGACGGACCTGGCTTCCCTGGGAGAATCTGCTGCCCAGGCCGACGTGGTCAAATTCGACGCCGCCCCGGTGGTGGCCGGGGAATGCGACGACCTGGTGATGGAGGCCTGGGGCCAGGGCGCCCAGCTCTATGCCCGGAGCGTGGATAAAACCGAGCAGTTCGAGGTCCTGCGACGCAAGGGCTTTCACCTGTTCCAGGGCTATTACTTCGCCCGCTGCACCGAGATCACCGGCGAACGGGCCGACCCCCAGAAGCTGGCGGTACTGGACCTGCTCTCCAAGCTGGCGGCCGACGAGGACGACCGGATACTGGAGGACACCTTCAAGACCGACCCGGTGCTGTCGGTCCATCTGCTGCGCCTGGTTAACTCCTCGGCCTTCGCCCTGCCCACCTCGATCCGCAGCCTCAAGCACGCCTTTTCCATTCTCGGCCGCAAGCAACTGACCCGCTGGCTACAGGTGTTGCTGTACGTACTGAACGGCGATGGCAAGGCCTCCCCCCTGATGGAACTGGCCCTGCGCCGGGCCCGCTTCATGGAGTACGTGCTGACCTACCGCACCCACCATTCTTCCAGCCTGTTGCAGGAGGAGGCCTACATGGTGGGTCTCCTGTCCCTGGCCGATGTGCTGATGAGCTGGCCCATGGAAAAGGTAGTCAAGCGCCTGAACCTGGCCGACGAACTGCGGGAGGCCCTGGTGGACCGACGCCGACCTCTGGGCCGCCTGATCGTGTTGTGCGAGGCCCTGGAGCAGGCTGACTTCGATCAGGTCGATGCCATCTCCGCCGAGTTGCTGCTGACCCAGGAGGACGTGATGACCGCCCAGAACGAGGCCCTGGCCTGGGCCCAGCGTATCTGCGAGGGCGGTGGGGAAGATTCAGCCCAACAGCAGCAACCCCAGAGCGACGGCCAATAG
- a CDS encoding sodium:solute symporter family protein has product MLLWFVALYLLVSVGIGLFAATRVHNAKDFAVAGRHLPLPVVTATVFATWFGAEAVFGASATFVKEGLGGVVADPFGSSMCLVLAGLFFSRYLYKLNIITLGDFYRMRYNRTVEVITTLCIVASYLGWVSAQIKALGLILNVVTQGDLSQEAGMILGTLVVLTYTTFGGMLSVAVLDFVQMAVSMGGLFFIAYVLAGKFEFFPPPDPLQWVTFIGAWVTMMLGSIPQQDVFQRITSAKSARIAIWGSVLGASIYFCFTFVPMFIAYSATLIDPAQYLPLLESDAPADFQRVLPMLVMDQTPLFAQVIFFGAVLSAIMSCSSATLLAPSVTFAENIVKGFFPAMSDWQFLRVMRLSIVVFACVVLLFALNTNASIFKMVENAYKITLAGAFVPLLAGAIWRRATTQGALAATMGGLVSWLLLEALVGEAMPVPAQLIGLAVSFVGMVLGSLLPQWVGHSTPYPDLHPDLHHHAASSTHHVTAKTHHHS; this is encoded by the coding sequence ATGCTGCTCTGGTTTGTCGCGCTATATCTGCTGGTCTCTGTGGGCATTGGTCTCTTCGCCGCGACCCGGGTCCATAACGCCAAGGATTTCGCCGTAGCGGGGCGCCACCTGCCCCTACCCGTGGTTACCGCCACGGTCTTTGCCACCTGGTTCGGCGCCGAAGCCGTGTTCGGCGCCTCGGCTACTTTCGTCAAGGAAGGCCTGGGAGGTGTGGTGGCCGATCCCTTCGGCTCCTCCATGTGCCTGGTGCTGGCCGGCCTGTTTTTTTCACGCTATCTTTACAAGCTCAACATCATCACCCTCGGCGATTTCTACCGCATGCGCTACAACCGCACGGTGGAGGTCATCACCACCCTGTGCATCGTCGCTTCCTACCTGGGCTGGGTGTCGGCCCAGATCAAGGCCCTGGGGCTGATTCTCAACGTCGTCACTCAGGGAGATCTGAGCCAGGAGGCCGGCATGATCCTGGGAACCCTCGTGGTGCTGACCTACACCACCTTCGGTGGCATGCTCTCGGTGGCGGTACTGGACTTTGTCCAGATGGCGGTGAGCATGGGCGGGCTGTTCTTCATCGCCTATGTGCTCGCCGGCAAGTTCGAGTTCTTCCCGCCGCCTGACCCCTTGCAGTGGGTGACCTTTATTGGCGCCTGGGTCACCATGATGCTGGGTTCCATTCCCCAGCAGGACGTGTTCCAGCGCATCACCTCGGCCAAGAGCGCACGCATCGCCATCTGGGGCTCGGTGCTGGGGGCCTCGATCTATTTCTGCTTCACCTTCGTGCCCATGTTCATTGCCTACTCGGCCACCCTGATCGATCCGGCCCAGTATCTGCCCCTGCTCGAATCCGATGCCCCCGCCGACTTCCAGCGAGTGCTGCCGATGCTGGTGATGGACCAGACGCCGCTATTTGCTCAGGTGATTTTCTTCGGCGCCGTGCTCTCGGCCATCATGAGCTGCTCTTCGGCAACGCTTCTGGCGCCTTCGGTGACCTTCGCCGAGAACATCGTCAAGGGTTTCTTTCCTGCCATGAGCGACTGGCAGTTCCTGCGGGTGATGCGTCTGTCCATCGTTGTTTTCGCCTGCGTGGTGTTGCTCTTCGCCCTCAATACCAATGCCTCGATTTTCAAGATGGTGGAGAACGCCTACAAGATCACCCTGGCCGGCGCCTTCGTGCCTCTGCTGGCGGGGGCCATCTGGCGCCGGGCCACCACCCAGGGCGCCCTGGCGGCAACCATGGGGGGGCTGGTCTCCTGGCTGCTACTGGAGGCCCTGGTGGGCGAGGCCATGCCGGTGCCGGCCCAGTTGATCGGCCTTGCCGTCAGCTTTGTTGGCATGGTGCTGGGTTCCTTGCTGCCTCAGTGGGTGGGTCATTCGACGCCTTACCCGGACCTGCATCCGGACCTGCATCATCACGCGGCCTCCAGTACCCACCACGTGACCGCCAAGACGCACCACCATAGCTAG